In the genome of Sander vitreus isolate 19-12246 chromosome 13, sanVit1, whole genome shotgun sequence, one region contains:
- the taf1 gene encoding transcription initiation factor TFIID subunit 1 isoform X4 translates to MSDSDSDEDQDRPFSLTGFLFGNINEDGQLEDDSVLDNESKKHLAGLGSLGLGSLITEITANEEGDQDESRDSGSVDAEGWVKSTDDAVDYSDISEVAEDETKKYRQAMGSLQPSRKTDDEDDYDADCEDIDSKLMPPPPPPSLPTAAKKEEPSSPSTNVGEEGDGIILPSIIAPSSTADKVDFSSSSDSESETDRPCQGLGAGGPPDSLNLPLAGIMQKDAAKALPGVTQLFPEFRPGRVLRFLRLFGPGKNMPSVWRSARRKKKRKHRDPQPGTPPPEGEPTEQSQEKKSGWLYEYAPPPPPEQCLSDDEITMMAPVESKFSQTCGDGDKEAESRPKVAEWRYGPAQLWYDMLGVSEDGSNFNYGLKLKEHQSSEPQQQDTPNEITATPHEFLRREADDDDNNDDEDKELSALENELFLMVTQLKWEDDIIWNGEDIKHKGTKTQRASLAGWLPSSMTRNANAYNAQQGLTRSNSQLVPPTPPPMPKVSSISGSKREKNSHENQSFQEEDSPWFSIFPIDSEELVYGRWEDNIIWDDQEMEHMLMPPVLTLDPNDENIILEIPNEKEEMTSHSPSKENKKETAIKKSRILLGKTGVIKDEPQQNMSQPEQKDPWNLSNDEFYYPKQQGLRGTFGGNIIQHSIPALELRQPFFPTHMGPMKLRQFHRPNLKKYSFGSLAQPGPHAVQPLLKHIKKKAKMREQERQASGGGDMFFMRTPQDLTGKDGELILAEYSEEYPPLIMQVGLATKIKNYYKRKPGKDPGAPDCKYGETVYCHTSPFLGSLHPGQLLQAFENNLFRAPIYLHKMPETDFLVLRTRHGYYIRELVDIVVVGQQCPLFEVPGPNSKRANTHIRDFLQVFIYRLFWKSKDRPRRIRMEDIKKAFPSHSESSIRKRLKLCADFKRTGMDSNWWVLKPDFRLPTEEEIRAMVSPEQCCAYYSMLVAEQRLKDAGYGEKSFFAPEEENEEDFQMKIDDEVRTAPWNTTRAFISAMKGKCLLEVTGVADPTGCGEGFSYVKVPNKPTQQKDDKEPQPAKKTVTGTDADLRRLSLKNAKQLLRKFGVPEEEIKKLSRWEVIDVVRTMSTEQARSGEGPMSKFARGSRFSVAEHQERYKEECQRIFDLQNKVLESTEVLSTDTDSSSAEDSDFEEMGKNIENMLQNKKTSSQLSREREEQERKELQRMLMGEESDRDHKGRKERRKGLSSSLSTSSHKDDDTSSVTSLNSSATGRRLKIYRTFRDEDGKEYVRCETVRKASVIDAYTRIRTTKDDEFIRKFALFDEQHREEMRKERRRIQEQLRRLKRNQEKDKIKGPPEKKVKKVKERPDLKLKCGACGAIGHMRTNKFCPLYYQTNAPPSNPVAMTEEQEEELEKTVIHNDNEELIKVEGTKIVLGKQLIESADEVRRKSLVLKFPKQQLPPKKKRRVGNAVHCDYLNKPHKAIHRRRTDPMVTLSSVLESIINDMRDHPNTYPFHTPVNAKVVKDYYKIITRPMDLQTLRENVRKRLYPSREEFREAVEVIVKNSATYNGAKHPITQVAQSMLDLCDAKLREKEDRLVRLEKAINPLLDDDDQVAFSFILDNIVTQKMMVVPDSWPFHHPVNKKFVPDYYKVIVSPMDLENIRKNISKHKYQNRDAFLSDVSLIHANSIKYNGPDSPYTKTALDIVNVCKQTLAEYDEHLTQLEKDISTAKEAALDAADLESLDPMTPGPYTPQPADLFDSGASGSLPRETSSIFSEGPLVVAPEKRGGQGRHGRRPGEEESDVDIEGFEEEDDGKPKTPAPAEDADRDLEDEDDEEDMLLPPRRQMHDQEEEEEEEEEDGLSNRPAQASVLYQDLLMSDGEDDASEEEGDNPFSSIHLSESGSDSDRELDVRPAPPRRAQETARMGMEQDESMMSYEGDGPDGPHMEDSNVSYGSYEETESRSHMQPSSMGNGEDYGISEEEEEDEEDEARRRGPAVLSQVQLSEDEESEEFRSIGGDSDMDSDN, encoded by the exons ATGTCGGACTCAGACAGTGACGAGGATCAAGATCGCCCTTTCTCTCTTACTGGATTCCTCTTCGGAAACATCAATGAAGATGGACAGCTAGAGGATGACAGTGTTCTGGACAAT GAGTCCAAAAAGCATTTGGCTGGTTTGGGTAGTCTGGGTCTGGGCTCACTCATTACAGAGATCACTGCCAATGAGGAGGGTGATCAAGATGAAAGCAGAGACTCTGGTAGTGTGGATGCAGAAG GTTGGGTGAAAAGCACGGACGATGCAGTTGATTATTCTGACATTAGTGAAGTTGCTGAGGATGAGACAAAAAAGTACCGTCAGGCCATGGGGTCTTTGCAGCCCAGCAGGAAAACAG ATGACGAGGATGACTATGATGCTGACTGCGAGGATATTGATTCTAAGCTTAtgcctcctccaccaccaccaagtCTTCCTACAGCTGCTAAGAAAGAGGAACCCTCCTCTCCAAGCACAAATG TTGGGGAAGAGGGGGATGGCATCATCCTGCCCTCCATCATCGCGCCATCCTCTACGGCTGATAAGGTTGACTTCAGCAGCTCCTCAGACTCTGAGTCAGAAACTGACCGTCCCTGCCAGGGTTTGGGGGCTGGAGGCCCCCCAGATAGTCTCAACCTCCCTCTTGCTGGCATCATGCAGAAAGATGCTGCCAAAGCGCTGCCAGGTGTCACACAGCTCTTCCCAGAGTTTAGGCCTGGAAGG GTGCTTAGGTTCTTACGACTGTTTGGTCCTGGAAAGAACATGCCATCCGTTTGGAGGAGTGCCCGCAGGAAGAAGAAGCGGAAGCACAGAGACCCTCAGCCTGGGACACCACCTCCAGAAGGAGAGCCCACAGAGCAAAGCCAGGAGAAGAAGTCTGGATGGCTTTACGAGTACGCACCCCCTCCACCCCCAGAGCAGTGTCTCTCTGATGATGAG ATAACCATGATGGCCCCAGTAGAATCGAAGTTCTCACAAACTTGTGGTGATGGGGACAAGGAGGCAGAGTCTCGACCTAAAGTAGCAGAATGGAGATATGGTCCAGCCCAGCTCTGGTACGACATGCTAGGCGTCTCTGAGGATGGAAGCAACTTCAACTACGGCTTAAAGCTAAAAGAACACCAGAGCAGTGAGCCTCAGCAGCAGGACACGCCGAATGAAATAACTGCGACTCCACATGAG TTTCTGAGGCGGGAGGCCGACGACGATGATAATAACGATGATGAAGATAAGGAGTTATCAGCCCTTGAGAATGAGCTCTTCCTGATGGTCACTCAACTGAAATGGGAGGACGATATCATCTGGAATGGGGAGGACATAAAACACAAGGGCACAAAGACTCAGCGAGCCAGCCTGGCAGGATGGCTGCCCTCTAGCATGACCCGCAATGCCAACGCTTATAACGCCCAGCAGG GTCTAACAAGAAGTAATTCCCAGTTGGTGCCACCTACGCCTCCCCCCATGCCCAAAGTTTCTTCAATCTCTGGCTCTAAGCGTGAAAAAAACAGCCATGAAAATCAAT CCTTTCAGGAAGAAGACTCTCCCTGGTTCTCCATTTTCCCCATTGACAGTGAGGAGTTAGTGTATGGACGCTGGGAAGATAACATAATCTGGGATGACCAGGAGATGGAACACATGCTCATGCCACCTGTTCTTACACTGGATCCCAATGATGAAAATATAATCCTAG AAATCCCTAATGAAAAGGAGGAGATGACTTCCCACTCCCCATCAAAAGAGAATAAGAAGGAAACAGCAATCAAAAAGAGCCGCATCCTGCTGGGGAAAACTGGGGTGATAAAAGATGAGCCACAGCAG aacaTGTCCCAGCCTGAACAAAAAGACCCCTGGAACCTCTCCAATGATGAGTTCTACTATCCTAAACAGCAGGGCCTGAGGGGGACTTTCGGTGGCAACATCATTCAG CACTCCATCCCCGCACTGGAGCTAAGGCAGCCCTTCTTCCCCACTCACATGGGGCCCATGAAGCTGCGCCAGTTTCATCGACCGAATCTGAAGAAGTACTCATTTGGATCTTTGGCTCAGCCCGGTCCCCATGCTGTCCAACCACTGCTCAAACACATTAAGAAAAAGGCCAAG aTGCGAGAGCAGGAGCGACAGGCGTCAGGAGGAGGAGACATGTTCTTCATGCGAACCCCACAGGACTTGACGGGTAAAGATGGAGAACTGATCCTGGCCGAGTACAGTGAAGAATACCCCCCTCTCATCATGCAAGTCGGCTTGGCCACTAAGATCAAAAACTACTACAAAAGG AAACCTGGAAAAGATCCTGGAGCACCCGACTGCAAATATGGAGAGACTGTGTACTGCCACACATCCCCTTTCCTGGGTTCTCTTCATCCTGGACAGCTGCTCCAG gcATTTGAAAACAACCTTTTCCGTGCTCCAATCTACCTGCACAAGATGCCAGAGACGGATTTCTTGGTTCTGCGAACGCGACACGGCTACTACATCAGAGAGCTTGTGGACATAGTTGTAGTTGGTCAGCAGTGCCCCTTATTTGAGGTTCCAGGGCCCAATTCCAAACGAGCCAATACTCACATCAGAGACTTCTTACAG GTGTTCATTTACCGCTTGTTCTGGAAGAGCAAGGATCGGCCAAGGAGAATCCGCATGGAGGATATAAAGAAAGCTTTTCCCTCACACTCAGAGAGCAGCATCAGAAAACGACTAAAACTCTGTGCTGACTTCAAACGTACAG GGATGGACTCTAACTGGTGGGTGCTTAAGCCTGACTTCCGATTGCCTACAGAGGAGGAGATCAGGGCCATGGTGTCTCCAGAGCAGTGCTGTGCTTACTATAGCATGCTGGTGGCAGAGCAGAGACTCAAG GATGCTGGATATGGTGAGAAATCCTTCTTTGCTCCAGAGGAGGAGAACGAAGAGGACTTTCAAATGAAGATTGATGATGAG GTGCGGACAGCCCCCTGGAACACAACAAGAGCCTTCATTTCTGCCATGAAGGGGAAATGCCTGTTGGAAGTTACAGGCGTGGCTGATCCTACAGGCTGTGGAGAGGGTTTCTCCTACGTCAAAGTGCCCAACAAGCCCACTCAACAGAAG GATGACAAAGAGCCGCAGCCTGCCAAAAAGACAGTGACGGGGACAGACGCTGACCTGAGGAGACTCTCACTGAAGAATGCCAAGCAGCTGCTGCGCAAGTTTGGTGTTCCAGAGGAAGAG ATCAAGAAGCTCTCACGCTGGGAGGTGATTGATGTGGTGAGAACCATGTCCACAGAGCAGGCGCGTTCAGGTGAGGGACCCATGAGCAAGTTTGCCAGAGGCTCTCGTTTCTCCGTTGCGGAACACCAGGAGCGCTACAAGGAAGAGTGCCAGAGGATCTTTGACCTGCAGAACAA AGTGTTAGAGTCGACAGAGGTGCTctccacagacacagacagcagcTCGGCGGAGGACAGTGACTTTGAGGAGATGGGGAAGAACATTGAGAACATGCTTCAGAACAAGAAGACCAGCTCCCAGCTTTCCCGCGAGAGGGAGGAGCAGGAGAGGAAGGAGCTGCAGAGGATGCTAATGGGCGAGGAGAGCGACCGTGACCACAAGGGACGCAAGGAGCGGCGCAAAGGcttgt CCAGCTCCTTATCCACCAGTTCCCACAAGGACGATGACACTTCCTCCGTCACCAGCCTAAACTCCTCGGCCACAGGACGGCGACTCAAGATCTATCGCACCTTCAGGGATGAGGACGGCAAGGAATATGTTCGCTGCGAGACAGTTCGCAAGGCTTCTGTCATTGACGCCTACACCAGGATCCGAACCACCAAGGATGATGAATTCAT ACGAAAGTTTGCCCTCTTCGATGAGCAGCACagagaggagatgaggaagGAGCGCCGGCGTATTCAGGAGCAGCTGAGGAGGCTGAAGAGAAACCAAGAGAAAGACAAGATCAAGGGACCTCCAGAGAAGAAGGTCAAGAAGGTCAAAGAGAGACCAGACCTCAAG TTAAAGTGCGGAGCATGTGGAGCCATTGGACACATGAGGACCAACAAGTTTTGCCCGCTGTACTATCAGACCAACGCCCCACCTTCTAACCCAGTTGCCATGACAGAGGAGCAAGAGGAGGAGCTGGAAAAGACTGTCATCCACAACGACAATGAGGAACTGATCAAGGTGGAGGGCACCAAAATTGTGTTGGGCAAACAACTCATTGAAAG CGCTGATGAAGTGCGCAGAAAGTCTTTAGTGCTCAAGTTCCCCAAGCAACAGCTCCCACCAAAGAAGAAGAGACGCGTAGGCAACGCTGTGCACTGTGACTACCTCAAT AAACCCCACAAGGCCATCCACCGCAGACGCACGGACCCCATGGTGACCTTGTCTTCTGTGCTAGAGAGCATCATCAATGACATGCGGGATCACCCCAAT ACATATCCATTCCACACACCAGTGAATGCTAAGGTTGTGAAGGACTACTATAAGATCATCACACGGCCCATGGACCTGCAGACGCTAAGGGAGAATGTACGTAAGCGACTGTACCCATCCAGGGAGGAGTTCCGTGAAGCAGTGGAGGTTATCGTCAAAAACAGCGCCACCTACAATG GGGCAAAACATCCAATAACACAGGTAGCACAGTCCATGCTGGACCTGTGTGATGCTAAACTGAGAGAG aAGGAGGACAGGCTGGTAAGGCTGGAGAAAGCCATCAACCCCTTGCTGGATGATGATGATCAGGTGGCCTTCTCCTTCATTCTAGACAACATTGTGACCCAGAAAATGATGGTGGTTCCTGAT TCATGGCCATTTCACCATCCTGTCAACAAAAAGTTTGTGCCCGACTATTATAAGGTGATTGTGAGCCCAATGGATCTGGAGAACATCCGCAAG AACATCTCCAAACACAAATACCAGAACCGAGATGCGTTCCTTTCAGATGTCAGTCTCATTCACGCCAACAGTATCAAGTACAATG GCCCAGACAGTCCTTACACCAAGACAGCCCTGGATATTGTCAATGTGTGCAAGCAAACCTTGGCAGAG TATGATGAGCACTTGACCCAGTTGGAGAAGGACATCTCTACTGCTAAAGAGGCAGCTCTAGATGCAGCTGACTTGGAGAGTCTGGACCCAATGACGCCTGGGCCATACACACCGCAG CCTGCTGATCTGTTTGACAGCGGGGCTTCAGGGAGTCTGCCCAGAGAGACCAGCAGCATTTTCTCTGAGGGACCTCTAGTAGTTGCTCCAGAGAAGAGAGGGGGGCAG GGTCGCCACGGCAGAAGACCTGGGGAGGAAGAGTCAGATGTGGACATTGAAGGCTTTGAGGAGGAAGATGATGGCAAACCCAAAACCCCTGCTCCT GCAGAGGACGCAGACAGAGATCTTGAGGacgaagatgatgaagaggacaTGTTGCTGCCGCCTCGCAGACAGATGCACGaccaggaggaagaggaggaggaggaggaagaggacggACTATCTAACCGCCCAGCCCAAGCCAGCGTGCTGTACCAGGATCTGCTCATGTCTGACGGAGAGGACGATGCCAGCGAAGAGGAGGGCGACAACCCTTTCTCCT CCATACACCTGTCGGAGAGTGGTAGCGATTCTGATAGAGAGTTGGATGTGCGACCTGCCCCTCCACGGAGAGCTCAAGAGACGGCCCGCATGGGCATGGAGCAAGACGAGAGCATGATGTCATATGAAGGGGACGGGCCTGATGGGCCTCACATGGAAGACAGCAATGTCAG TTACGGCAGCTATGAGGAGACAGAGAGCCGGAGTCACATGCAGCCCTCTAGCATGGGGAATGGAGAAGACTACGGCATCagcgaagaggaggaggaagatgaagaagatgaaGCACGGAGGAGAGGCCCAGCTGTGCTCTCCCAGGTCCAGCTCAGTGAAGACGAGGAGAGCGAAGAATTCAGATCTATAGGGGGAGACAGCGACATGGACTCTGACAACTAG